In one Conger conger chromosome 5, fConCon1.1, whole genome shotgun sequence genomic region, the following are encoded:
- the LOC133129583 gene encoding zinc finger protein 658B-like isoform X1 gives MPRPVSQRVVNSPKWSNTNSRSESKSECVNCLSPAYSGEDIKAESMMDSSNYRRVEPRLILYRCEDMLERTERTTGYLMSREQEDTLINMKEEEDDCDRWSVKLEREDGVRDKEGLWKEEEKERDEQREGHLSYQFAQTDKMVKNGVKSEHGQQQVDELSTVVASCLLKQPRVLIRRLEIGYSSVPVASPPCPVACNSNQEASSPWRRHELSPNQSQRLKGHLNLPSSSENGICAETSLIPPVISPRNQNTEETVQVLSGVFACSQCPFVHTEEINLHQHIEKVHPEQFSRTVGSQQPPSSTHQHPTPPKTLPSPTQSHTGTPRAYSCTQCEKSFSQLGNLKKHQRTHTGERPFHCSDCGKSFARSDYLKLHQKTHSGVRPYLCSECGKSFHYSSRLKLHQRTHTGEQPYHCSQCEKSFNKLSIFHTHQRTHTGQRPYLCSQCGKGFHYLSRLKAHQRTHTGERPYQCSQCEKSFALLDYLKQHQKTHTGERPYHCSQCQKSFNKLCKLQTHQRIHTGERPYPCSQCGKSFLHLCHLKLHQRTHTGERPYHCLQCEKRFLHLSSLKAHQQTHTGERPYHCSQCEKSFARSDYLKLHQRIHTGERPYHCSQCGKSFHYSSHLKLHQQTHTGEQPYHCSQCEKRFLHLSRLKAHQQTHTGERPYHCSQCEKSFARSDYLKVHQKTHIGEGPYHCSQCEKSFFHSSRLKRHQRTHTGERPHLCSECGKSFHYLSRLKLHQRTHTGERPYHCSQCEKRFLHLSRLKAHQRTHTGERPYHCSQCEKSFARSDYLKLHQKTHTRERPYHCSQCEKSFSKLSNLQTHQRTHTGERLDELHTQNGQVVTWESKTVGQLVRPLKLSPSSSENGICAETSLISPVISPGKQNTGHTVEVSSQVFACSQCPFIDTEEVNLHQHIEKVHPEDFSRTVGSQQPPSSTHQHPTPPKTLPTPTQSHKGTPGAYSCTQCGKSFSQLGNLKKHHRTHTGERPYHCSQCEKSFARSDYLKLHQKTHTGERVYLCSQCGKSFHQLSSFKLHQRTHSGDLPYHCSQCGKNFLHLSRLKLHQRTHTGERPYHCSQCEKSFARPDYLKLHQKTHSGVRPYLCSQCGKSFHYLSRLKAHQRTHTGERPYHCSQCEKSFNKLSNLQTHLRTHTGERPYLCSQCGKSFHSLSRLKAHQRTHTGERPYHCSQCEKSFARSDYLKLHQKTHTGERPYHCSQCETPANPSWATAIPLLPVW, from the exons ATGCCCCGCCCTGTCTCTCAAAGAGTGGTGAATTCTCCCAAATGGTCAAACACTAACAGCCGATCAGAATCCAAGTCTGAGTGTGTGAACTGTTTAAGCCCCGCCTATTCAGGTGAAGACATCAAGGCGGAATCTATGATGGACAGCTCAAATTACAGAAGGGTGGAGCCAAGGTTGATTTTGTACAGATGTGAAGACATGttagagaggacagagaggacaaCTGGATATTTGATGAGCAGAGAACAAGAAGACACATTAATCAACatgaaggaggaggaagacgaTTGCGACAGATGGAGTGTAAAACTTGAGAGGGAAGATGGTGTGAGAGATAAAGAGGGACTCTGgaaggaagaagaaaaagagagggatgaaCAGAGGGAAGGACATTTAAGTTATCAGTTTGCCCAAACTGACAAAATGGTGAAGAATGGAGTAAAATCTGAACATGGACAACAACAAGTGGATGAACTGTCTACTGTGGTCGCTTCCTGTCTGCTAAAACAGCCCAGAGTGCTGATTCGGCGACTAGAAATTGGCTATAGTTCAGTTCCTGTGGCATCACCTCCTTGCCCTGTTGCCTGTAATAGCAATCAGGAGGCGAGTTCTCCATGGAGACGACATGAACTCTCCCCGAACCAATCACAGAGGCTGAAGGGTCATCTTAATCTTCCATCTTCATCAGAGAATGG GATCTGTGCGGAAACCTCCCTTATTCCTCCTGTCATCTCACCAAGGAACCAAAACACAG AAGAAACAGTTCAGGTGTTGTCTGGGGTCTTTGCCTGCTCCCAGTGCCCATTCGTTCACACAGAGGAAATTAATCTTCACCAGCACATTGAGAAGGTTCACCCAGAGCAGTTCAGCAGGACTGTGGGGTCCCAACAGCCTCCCAGCAGTACACATCAGCACCCCACTCCCCCTAAGACACTCCCCAGCccaacacagtcccacacaggaACTCCAAGGGCCTACTCATGCAcccagtgtgagaagagttttAGTCAATTGGGTAATTTGAAGAAACACCAGCGAACCCATACAGGGGAACGGCCATTCCACTGCTCTGACTGTGGGAAGAGTTTTGCGCGGTCAGATTACCTGAAGCTACACCAAAAAACTCATTCAGGGGTACGACCATACCTCTGCTCTGAGTGTGGTAAGAGTTTCCATTATTCGAGTCGTTTGAAGCTACACCAGCGAACCCACACAGGAGAACAAccgtaccactgctcccagtgtgagaagagtttcAATAAATTGagtatttttcacacacatcagcGAACCCATACAGGGCAACGGCCATAcctctgctcccagtgtggtaAGGGTTTCCATTATTTGAGTCGTTTGAAGGCACACCAGCGAACACATACGGGGGAACGACCATACCAGTGCTcccagtgtgagaagagttttGCTCTGTTGGATTACCTGAAGCAACACCAAAAAACTCATACAGGGGAACGACCATACCACTGTTCCCAATGTCAGAAGAGTTTCAATAAATTATGTAAATTGCAGACACACCAGCGGATCCATACAGGGGAACGGCCATAcccctgctcccagtgtggtaAAAGTTTCCTTCATTTGTGTCATTTGAAGCTACACCAGCGAACCCATACAGGGGAACGACCATACCACTGCTTGCAGTGTGAGAAGAGGTTCCTTCATTTGAGTAGTTTGAAGGCACACCAGCAAACCCATACTGGGGAACgaccataccactgctcccagtgtgagaagagtttcGCTCGGTCGGATTACCTGAAGCTACACCAAAGAATTCATACAGGGGAACGTCCATACCACTGCTCACAGTGTGGTAAGAGTTTCCATTATTCGAGTCATTTGAAGCTACACCAGCAAACCCATACAGGGGAACAACCGTACCACTGCTCGCAGTGTGAGAAGAGGTTCCTTCATTTGAGTCGTTTGAAGGCACACCAGCAAACCCATACTGGGGAACgaccataccactgctcccagtgtgagaagagttttGCTCGGTCGGATTACCTGAAGGTACACCAAAAAACTCATATAGGGGAAGGGCCATACCACTGCTCtcagtgtgagaagagtttcTTTCATTCGAGTCGTTTGAAGCGACACCAGCGAACCCATACAGGGGAACGACCACACCTCTGCTCCGAGTGTGGTAAGAGTTTCCATTATTTGAGTCGTTTGAAGCTACACCAGCGTACCCATACAGGGGAACgaccataccactgctcccagtgtgagaAGAGGTTCCTTCATTTGAGTCGTTTGAAGGCACACCAGCGAACCCATACAGGGGAACgaccataccactgctcccagtgtgagaagagttttGCTCGGTCAGATTACCTGAAGCTACACCAAAAAACTCATACAAGGGAACgaccataccactgctcccagtgtgagaagagtttcAGTAAATTGAGTAATTTGCAGACTCACCAGCGAACCCATACAGGGGAACGGCTAGATGAGCTACACACTCAGAATGGTCAGGTTGTGACCTGGGAGAGTAAAACGGTTGGCCAGTTGGTGAGACCCCTGAAACTGTCGCCATCTTCTTCAGAGAATGG AATCTGTGCTGAAACCTCCCTTATTTCTCCTGTCATCTCCCCCGGGAAACAAAATACAG gaCACACTGTTGAGGTGTCATCTCAGGTGTTTGCCTGCTCCCAGTGCCCATTCATTGACACAGAGGAAGTGAATCTTCACCAGCACATTGAGAAGGTTCACCCAGAGGATTTCAGCAGGACTGTGGGGTCCCAAcagcctcccagcagcacacatcagcaccccaccccccctaagACACTCCCCACCCCAACACAGTCCCACAAAGGCACTCCAGGGGCCTACTCATgcacccagtgtgggaagagttttaGTCAGTTAGGTAATTTAAAGAAACACCACCGAACCCATACAGGGGAACGACCATACCACTGCTCgcagtgtgagaagagttttGCTCGGTCAGATTACCTAAAGCTACACCAaaaaactcacacaggggagcgaGTATATCTCTGTTCACAGTGTGGTAAGAGTTTCCATCAGTTGAGTAGTTTTAAGCTTCACCAGAGAACCCATTCAGGGGACttgccataccactgctcccagtgtggtaAGAATTTCCTTCATTTGAGTCGTTTGAAGCTACACCAGCGAACCCATACAGGGGAACgaccataccactgctcccagtgtgagaagagttttGCTCGGCCGGATTACCTGAAGCTACACCAAAAAACTCATTCAGGGGTACGACCATAcctctgctcccagtgtggtaAGAGTTTCCATTATTTGAGTCGATTGAAGGCACACCAGCGAACCCATACAGGGGAACGACCATACCATTGTTCCCAGTGTGAGAAGAGCTTCAATAAATTGAGTAATTTACAGACACACCTGCGAACCCATACAGGGGAAAGACCATAcctctgctcccagtgtggtaAGAGTTTCCATTCTTTGAGTCGTTTGAAGGCACACCAGCGAACCCATACAGGGGAACGACCGTACCACTGCtcacagtgtgagaagagttttGCTCGGTCAGATTACCTGAAGTTGCACCAAAAAACTCATACAGGGGAACGGccgtaccactgctcccagtgtg AGACACCAGCGAACCCATCTTGGGCAACGGCCATAcctctgctcccagtgtggtaA